The Levilactobacillus namurensis genomic interval GCAATCACGGCGAAAACGTCCTCACCACTCATCCGAATAATGGCGATACCACCCTCACCAGGTGGCGTCGAAATTGCTGCAATCGTATCAAACTCTGTCGTTGTCGCCATGCTGATCCTCCTCTAAAAGGTTGTCTAACGGTTTCTCTGTTTCCACAGTTCCTATCTGCGTGACGGTCGGTAGTGGGCCGCAAAAGACCCGGGCGTGTCATTTAACGCCATAAAAAAAAGCACCCACTCCACGCCACCTAACAGACGCGGATAAAGTACTTTCACTACTTTATCGTAAACATGATAAGAATGATTGTCTTTACTATAAGGTGCTTGGTCCCATTTGTCAAACCTCAGGGTCAAACCGGTTCGATCACCACGGCCCGGTGCGGTTCCTTCCCCGCCGAGTAGGTGGTGACGTAATGGTTCTGCGCCAGCGCCGCGTGAATCTGCTTGCGTTCAAAGGACGGCATGGGGTCCAAATAGATGGGCTTACCCGTGGCCACGACTTCGCGCGCAGTATTATCCGCTAAGCGGGCCAGCGTGGCTTGCCGGCGTTCCCGGTAGTTGGCCACGTCTAGTTCCACCACCACGTGGGCGGCGCCATGATGGTTCAAGAACAGTTGGGCCAGGCTCTGCAGGGCGTTAATGGTCCGACCGTGTTTCCCGATCAGCAGGCCTTCCTTTTCCGTCTCAAAGGCCAGTCGGACCTGCCGGTGTCCCAGTGATTCCGCCGAAACCGTGGCGTCGATGCCTAACTGGGTCACAATCTCTAAGACGTAATCCTGAACGGCTTCGATGGCCGCTTCCCGGTGGGCCCGGTTTTGAGCTGGCGTCCGTTGTGGCCGGGGTGCCGCTGCTTTGGCCGGTGCCGGGGTCGGCGTGGTTGGGGTCGACTGGGGGGCCGGCTCAGCTGCCGTCGACTTGGAAGTAGACGCTGTCGGCTGGGCTGGCGCTACTGGTTGCGCGGCGGGCGCCGCAACGGCCTTTAAGACCACGTCCACAGCAGCGTCACGATGACCCAGGCCGAACCACCCTTTCCGCGCCGGCTTGATCACCTTAGTCGTCACCTGCGCGCGGGTACTGTTCAGGGCCGCCACCCCAGCCGCAATCGCAGCTTCTTCCGTTTTCCCCGTAAAGATCGTCATCGCAAATTCCTCCCGTTTGTTCCGTTTTCAGTCAGTTGTAAGTATACCATGCCCACCAAAATCCGACGCAAAAAATCCCTACAGTCACCTTACTGGGAATCAGTCGCCTTACCGGGCAGTCAGACAGGGCTGGAACGCCGTGGGCACCACTTCGAGCCAAAAAGCGGTCTCGAAGCTGGGCCTTTGACTAGGGCAGCAAAGAACGCTCCCCAAGTCAAATTTCACGGCTGAGCCCTGTCTGACCGCCCTCACGGCTTACAATCGCGTAAGCTTAACGATAGTTGGCTATTCCGGAGGTCCCCTAAGTTTCGAGTGATGACAACTTTTTAGACAGTCTCTAATTGGCTGCTAGGGTCACCTGGAGTTGCGAATAGTCGTGTGCCTAGTAGGCAGATAGTTGATATTCTGGCTCAATCATGGTCGAGGACGGTCTGGTTAGCGGATGGTTGCCAGTAATTTTAGCGTTAGATTGTTCGCTAGTTGACAGCCCGGAGGCGAGCAGAAGCTCAGCTAGCGAAATGATGGTTAGTCAGCGTTTTTTGCTGGCTTACCATCAGGCCGAGTTTTGAAATTCGCGGTCTTGGCGAAGTTCAAAATCGTGCCCGCAAGCGTTCCAGCTTCTGAGCGCCGGAGGGCGACCAGTTTACTCCTAACTAACACGGCGTTCCAGCCTTGTCTGGCCGTCCGGTAAGGTGAATGACCCCCGCCCCCCCGGCAGTGACCATTAAAAAAGCCGCTGAGGTGACTTGCACCCAGCGGCTTTTTCTCAAAATGCATTTATAACCGGAATTACTTCCGACGACTCTTCTTAGCTTTGCGGATCGCGTTACGGATGGAACGGTCATGGTTGGCCTTTTCCTGTTCCTTAGCTGCCCGTTCGGCGTTGATCTTCCATGGGTTTTGAATCAAGAGGGTCTGGCCCACTTGGAACACATAGGAGATCGTCCAGTACAACGACAGTGACGATGGCACGTTCAGGGCCGTAAAGAAGACCACTAACGGCATCCCGAAGACCATCATCGTGTTCATCGAACTGGTTTCTGGGGCTGACTTGGTGGTCAACCACGAACTGGCCATGGTCGCAACAGCCGCCAGGATTGGCAGGATGAAGTACGGGTCCTTGTGCCCCAATTGGAGCCACAGGAACGAACCAGAACGTAGGATCTCCGTCCGCCAGATGGCTTGATAGAGCGCCCAGATAATTGGTAATTGAACGATGGCTGGCAGGCATCCCATCATTGGGTTAATGCCAGCTTCCGAATACAGCTTTTGCTGTTCGGCTTGCAACTTCTGCATCGTCTCGCGGTCACGGGACGAGTATTTCTTTTGTAAGGCTTTGAGTTGGGGTTGAACCTCTTGAGTCTTCCGCATGCTGCGCGTTTGGAAGATCATCAATGGCATCAGGATAATCCGGATGATAATCGTAAACATGATAATCCCGGCACCATAACTATTGCCGAAGAAATGCGCCAACCAGATAATCGCCCGCGAGAAGTTCAAGACGATCAGGCCGTCCCAAATCCCCGTACTTTGATTGGTGATTGGTTTATTACTACAAGCGGAAAGGATAAACACCAGACTCACAATGCCCAACATCATTAGGGTACGTTTGTACTTTTTCACGGTTATTCCTCGCTATAGTTGGAATCTAACAACTTTGCCAGTTTTAAGACGTGGATCAGACTGCTTTTGGCATCGGCCATCGAGATTTGATCGGCACGGGGCCGCGCGATGACCAGGAAGTCCACGTCCTGTTTCAGGTAAGGCTTTAATT includes:
- the jag gene encoding RNA-binding cell elongation regulator Jag/EloR, with the protein product MTIFTGKTEEAAIAAGVAALNSTRAQVTTKVIKPARKGWFGLGHRDAAVDVVLKAVAAPAAQPVAPAQPTASTSKSTAAEPAPQSTPTTPTPAPAKAAAPRPQRTPAQNRAHREAAIEAVQDYVLEIVTQLGIDATVSAESLGHRQVRLAFETEKEGLLIGKHGRTINALQSLAQLFLNHHGAAHVVVELDVANYRERRQATLARLADNTAREVVATGKPIYLDPMPSFERKQIHAALAQNHYVTTYSAGKEPHRAVVIEPV
- the yidC gene encoding membrane protein insertase YidC, with the translated sequence MKKYKRTLMMLGIVSLVFILSACSNKPITNQSTGIWDGLIVLNFSRAIIWLAHFFGNSYGAGIIMFTIIIRIILMPLMIFQTRSMRKTQEVQPQLKALQKKYSSRDRETMQKLQAEQQKLYSEAGINPMMGCLPAIVQLPIIWALYQAIWRTEILRSGSFLWLQLGHKDPYFILPILAAVATMASSWLTTKSAPETSSMNTMMVFGMPLVVFFTALNVPSSLSLYWTISYVFQVGQTLLIQNPWKINAERAAKEQEKANHDRSIRNAIRKAKKSRRK